The window GAACAACATGAAAGAGCAGGCCCGCCAGTTCGGCGCCGACCTGAAAAACGGCATCATCGAGTCGGTCGACGACTCCCAGCGGCCGTTCCGCGTCGAACTCACGAACGGCGACGTCTACACCGCCGACGCCGTCATCGCCGCCTCCGGGGCCAGCGCCCGGACGCTCGAGATTCCCGGTGAGGACGAACTGATGGGCTACGGGCTCTCGACCTGTGCGACCTGCGACGGCGCCTTCTTCCGCGGCGAAGACATGCTCGTCGTCGGCGGCGGCGACGCCGCGATGGAGGAAGCTACCTTCCTCACGAAGTTCGCCGATACCGTCTACATCGCCCACCGCCGCGAGGAGTTCCGCGCGGAGGACTACTGGGTCGACCGCGTCCACGAAAAGGTCGAGGAGGGCGACATCGAGATCATGAAGAATACCGAACTCGTGGAGGTCCACGGTTCCCAGGAGGAGGGCGTCGACCACGTCACCCTCGTGCAAAACGATAAGGGCCACCCGACAGACCGACTGGACGACCCCGAGACCGAGGAGTTCGATTTCGACGTCGGCGCCGTCTTCTACGCGATCGGCCACACGCCGAACACGACCTACCTCGAGGACACCGGCGTCGAGCTTGACGACGACGGCTACCTGAAGACCACGGGCGGCACGGGGGGCGGCCAGACCGAGACCCACGTCCCCGGCATCTTCGGCGCCGGCGACGTCGTCGACTACCACTACCAGCAGGCCGTCACCGCGGCGGGGATGGGCTCGAAGGCCGCGCTCGACGCCGACGAGTATCTCGAGGACCTCGAGCGAGCCGAGGCGACGGGCGAGGCGGAAGCGGCTGCGGCTGACGACTAACGGAAGTAGAATCCGAATTTCGTCTCAGTACTCGCTGTTTTCGTGCGTTTCACGTCAGCTTGATTCCGAGTTACGCCAACTCGGTTGCGGATGGTCAGAACCCAATCAGCGTCTCAGTGCCGGTAGTAGACTTGCTCGTACTGTCGGCAACCGTGTTTCAGCGGCTGGTGGCCTCACGGTTCGTCTTCGAAGAGCCCGTCGACGATCACGTCGATTAGCGTACTGCGAATCTCGTCGTAGGGCACGCCCTCGCTTTCCGACTTGAGATCCTTGCACCGCGTGACGAACACGAGTGCCTCGAACAACTCCTCGATGAGCCGCGGGTCCTCGTACTTGAAGGCGTCCCCGTCGGTCCACTCGTCGACCGGGCCGAAAATCCCCTCGCCGAACTGGTCGACGACGTCCTGATAGCTCGAGTCGGGAAGCTGCGACTGCAGCGCATCGAGCTCGCCCTCGATGATGAGGTTCCGTACGATCGGATTCGATTCGACCTCGTCGAACGTCTGCTGGAGCGTGATCCGGACCTGCTCGCGCGGATCGTCGACGTCGTCGACGGC is drawn from Halopiger aswanensis and contains these coding sequences:
- a CDS encoding FAD-dependent oxidoreductase; translated protein: MSEQPRVEIYTKEDCPYCEKAKDLFDSKGIEYETYNVTGDDDLFEEMVERADGRKTAPEVFIDDELIGGWDDTSALEETGELDEKLGIAEDDGDEIVEHRKLIIAGTGIAGLTAAIYAGRANNEPLVIEGDEPGGQLTLTTDVANYPGFPEGINGSELVNNMKEQARQFGADLKNGIIESVDDSQRPFRVELTNGDVYTADAVIAASGASARTLEIPGEDELMGYGLSTCATCDGAFFRGEDMLVVGGGDAAMEEATFLTKFADTVYIAHRREEFRAEDYWVDRVHEKVEEGDIEIMKNTELVEVHGSQEEGVDHVTLVQNDKGHPTDRLDDPETEEFDFDVGAVFYAIGHTPNTTYLEDTGVELDDDGYLKTTGGTGGGQTETHVPGIFGAGDVVDYHYQQAVTAAGMGSKAALDADEYLEDLERAEATGEAEAAAADD
- a CDS encoding TetR/AcrR family transcriptional regulator, with the translated sequence MKGFSDEERDRIRTELITSGRELFIQYGLERTRIKDITAEVDIGTSTFYQFFDSKEHLYLEVLLREIERFSADLESAVDDVDDPREQVRITLQQTFDEVESNPIVRNLIIEGELDALQSQLPDSSYQDVVDQFGEGIFGPVDEWTDGDAFKYEDPRLIEELFEALVFVTRCKDLKSESEGVPYDEIRSTLIDVIVDGLFEDEP